From the Gossypium hirsutum isolate 1008001.06 chromosome A02, Gossypium_hirsutum_v2.1, whole genome shotgun sequence genome, the window AGGAAGGACAAAGGAAGATCGCTTGGGGATAAAGTGGAAGCCAAGGCTGGGAAAATTGGTCTTTCAGATGAACCTCTTTCTTGGCGAGGGAAGAGTTGCCTACGTAACTCTCTTAAGCTAAGGGGAGGTCCATCGCTTTGGGACGAAAGGGAGAACGGAGGACCATCGCTTGGGGATGAAGGAACATGTCTTGGGGACGAAAAGCCAGACAAGCAAAGAGGGAAAATTGATCTTTGAGATGAAACGCTGTCTAGTGAAGGTGAGGGAAGCCAAGGCCTGTCGACTTTGAACCCAACGGAGGACGAAGGAACACCACTTGGGGATGCATGCGAACCCGAGAGAAGACGAAGACGTCTGAGTGCTGATAAAACCTCAGCCATTGAGGGCCGGACCTTGTCTTCACTTACACACTGCAATGCAATGACTGCAACACCATAAGCTTCTCTCTTGGAGTAGGTTCCATTTAACTTGGTATCCATGATTCGGGATAACAGGCGTTTATCGCCTAAATAAGGTTTAGCCCGATCCACTAGAAATTCCATTATACCAGCTGCTGTTTCACAAACAGCCTGGCGTCCGGAAAGCAGTTCAAGTAACACGACCCCGAAGCTATAGACATCACACTTTGTATTTAGCATACCTGCACAACATTGGAAGAGCTCATTCGTACAATAAGATGGCCATGAGCTTTACCAAAGACTATGGTAAACAAAGATTGCATAAGAGGGCAACCATAGTAACCTGTAGCAAGATATTGAGGGTCAGTATATCCTTCAGTACCAAAGACTCGAGTTAAAACATAAGATTGATCACCAGTAGGGCCTTCTATTGCGTAGCCCAAATCCGAAAGTTTTGCATTGAAATCCTGCAACAATGATATAAGATGGGTTTTAATTAGTATCATTTATAGAATATAACTTCGATTCAGCACTACAGCATACTGCAACTTGGTTTTTAGGCAACATACCGAATCTAGTAGGATATTCGCTGACTTTATATCTCGTAATATAAGCCCTAGTTCATGTAAGAAAGAAAGGACTCTAGCAGTATCTATGGCAATTCCAACCCTTGTTTCCCATGACAATGGTGGAGAACAATCTGAAATTAAGACAGCATCAAAATTAATGAACGAACACACATCTATCGGCATAATACGAAAAGCAATCATAAGCAATAAAGAATACGTTGAAAAAGGTACTAATTCACCTTTGAAAAGAAGATCCTGCAAGCTGCCTTTAGATAGATATTCATAGACCAAAAGCCTATCCTCCCCTTCCGAGCAATATCCAAAAAGCTTGACCAGGTTCCGATGACGAAGTCGCCCAAGGTTACCAAGTTCAGTCTACAGTCAACACAATCGATACATGAGCCAGGAACATTTTTCAAAGAAAGTGAACATGATAGAATGAAGAAACCAACCAGCCACTGCTCGTGACCCTGAGTGCCAGTGGGACTAAGCTTCTTCACAGCAACAGCCATTCCACTTTCAGGGCTTGCAGCACTAAGAGTCTGCTCATCAAAGAACCCCATGTAAACATAACCGAACCCACCTTCCCCTATGAGATTCTGGGAACTAAAGTTCATGGTAGCCTGTTCTAGCTCAGAATATGTGAATGATTTCAGAAGAGGGGGTGACAAT encodes:
- the LOC107951966 gene encoding probable serine/threonine-protein kinase PBL18 isoform X2, producing the protein MGNCFPSLFHARPRRPIQFNAAALVSGLPNLRPNETTTGSGCILSPPLLKSFTYSELEQATMNFSSQNLIGEGGFGYVYMGFFDEQTLSAASPESGMAVAVKKLSPTGTQGHEQWLTELGNLGRLRHRNLVKLFGYCSEGEDRLLVYEYLSKGSLQDLLFKDCSPPLSWETRVGIAIDTARVLSFLHELGLILRDIKSANILLDSDFNAKLSDLGYAIEGPTGDQSYVLTRVFGTEGYTDPQYLATGYYGCPLMQSLFTIVFGKAHGHLIVRMSSSNVVQCVSEDKVRPSMAEVLSALRRLRLLSGSHASPSGVPSSSVGFKVDRPWLPSPSLDSVSSQRSIFPLCLSGFSSPRHVPSSPSDGPPFSLSSQSDGPPLSLRELRRQLFPRQERGSSERPIFPALASTLSPSDLPLSFLGSQSNASGPVSPSSDVPQVKSSKYNNKYPLKGALWNSY
- the LOC107951966 gene encoding probable serine/threonine-protein kinase PBL18 isoform X3 codes for the protein MGNCFPSLFHARPRRPIQFNAAALVSGLPNLRPNETTTGSGCILSPPLLKSFTYSELEQATMNFSSQNLIGEGGFGYVYMGFFDEQTLSAASPESGMAVAVKKLSPTGTQGHEQWLTELGNLGRLRHRNLVKLFGYCSEGEDRLLVYEYLSKGSLQDLLFKDCSPPLSWETRVGIAIDTARVLSFLHELGLILRDIKSANILLDSDFNAKLSDLGYAIEGPTGYYGCPLMQSLFTIVFGKAHGHLIVRMSSSNVVQCVSEDKVRPSMAEVLSALRRLRLLSGSHASPSGVPSSSVGFKVDRPWLPSPSLDSVSSQRSIFPLCLSGFSSPRHVPSSPSDGPPFSLSSQSDGPPLSLRELRRQLFPRQERGSSERPIFPALASTLSPSDLPLSFLGSQSNASGPVSPSSDVPQVKSSKYNNKYPLKGALWNSY
- the LOC107951966 gene encoding probable serine/threonine-protein kinase PBL18 isoform X4; this encodes MAVAVKKLSPTGTQGHEQWLTELGNLGRLRHRNLVKLFGYCSEGEDRLLVYEYLSKGSLQDLLFKDCSPPLSWETRVGIAIDTARVLSFLHELGLILRDIKSANILLDSDFNAKLSDLGYAIEGPTGDQSYVLTRVFGTEGYTDPQYLATGMLNTKCDVYSFGVVLLELLSGRQAVCETAAGIMEFLVDRAKPYLGDKRLLSRIMDTKLNGTYSKREAYGVAVIALQCVSEDKVRPSMAEVLSALRRLRLLSGSHASPSGVPSSSVGFKVDRPWLPSPSLDSVSSQRSIFPLCLSGFSSPRHVPSSPSDGPPFSLSSQSDGPPLSLRELRRQLFPRQERGSSERPIFPALASTLSPSDLPLSFLGSQSNASGPVSPSSDVPQVKSSKYNNKYPLKGALWNSY
- the LOC107951966 gene encoding probable serine/threonine-protein kinase PBL18 isoform X1, encoding MGNCFPSLFHARPRRPIQFNAAALVSGLPNLRPNETTTGSGCILSPPLLKSFTYSELEQATMNFSSQNLIGEGGFGYVYMGFFDEQTLSAASPESGMAVAVKKLSPTGTQGHEQWLTELGNLGRLRHRNLVKLFGYCSEGEDRLLVYEYLSKGSLQDLLFKDCSPPLSWETRVGIAIDTARVLSFLHELGLILRDIKSANILLDSDFNAKLSDLGYAIEGPTGDQSYVLTRVFGTEGYTDPQYLATGMLNTKCDVYSFGVVLLELLSGRQAVCETAAGIMEFLVDRAKPYLGDKRLLSRIMDTKLNGTYSKREAYGVAVIALQCVSEDKVRPSMAEVLSALRRLRLLSGSHASPSGVPSSSVGFKVDRPWLPSPSLDSVSSQRSIFPLCLSGFSSPRHVPSSPSDGPPFSLSSQSDGPPLSLRELRRQLFPRQERGSSERPIFPALASTLSPSDLPLSFLGSQSNASGPVSPSSDVPQVKSSKYNNKYPLKGALWNSY